Proteins co-encoded in one Arachis hypogaea cultivar Tifrunner chromosome 11, arahy.Tifrunner.gnm2.J5K5, whole genome shotgun sequence genomic window:
- the LOC112722839 gene encoding uncharacterized protein produces MVSDQEIAKGVESLLRHSEPNSITTLNGVVQQLEAKLGLDLSHKAGFIRDQIDLLLRPQHQQQQQQQQHQQQHHHLQQPFVSPPSKDHFAPHHQPQPHFPTTHFPPHFALHPHTEINFQQPPHSHPPPPQPPSQTKPQHYPHNADVLALPQPQPPKESVSTGGKRRGGAGGLNKVCGVSPELQAIVGEPALPRTEIVRQLWAYIRKNNLQDPGNKRKIICDDALRVVFETDCTDMFKMNKLLAKHIIPLGPTKEPQAKRIKVDTEPTVESAEQPEPASSTVIISEALAKFLGAGEREMQQSEALRLVWEYIKVNRLEDPLNGMVILCDEKLQELLGCESISALGISEMLGRHHLFKQSDTC; encoded by the exons atggTGTCGGACCAGGAAATAGCGAAAGGGGTAGAGTCTCTGCTGCGTCACTCGGAACCAAACTCAATCACAACGCTGAACGGCGTTGTTCAGCAGCTGGAAGCAAAGCTAGGGTTGGACCTATCGCACAAGGCTGGTTTCATCAGAGACCAGATCGACCTTCTCCTCCGCCCACAGCATCAgcaacagcagcaacaacaacagcatcaGCAGCAGCACCACCATCTACAGCAACCGTTTGTTTCTCCGCCATCCAAAGACCATTTTGCCCCTCACCATCAACCCCAACCACATTTCCCAACCACCCACTTTCCTCCCCATTTTGCCCTCCATCCTCACACCGAGATCAACTTCCAGCAACCGCCCCACTCCCACCCACCTCCGCCGCAACCCCCATCGCAGACTAAACCCCAACACTACCCTCACAATGCCGATGTTCTTGCCCTTCCTCAGCCTCAACCACCCAAAGAAAG TGTTTCAACCGGAGGCAAAAGAAGAGGCGGCGCTGGTGGACTTAACAAAGTTTGTGGTGTTTCTCCTGAACTTCAGGCAATTGTTGGTGAGCCGGCATTGCCAAGAACCGAG ATTGTGAGGCAGCTATGGGCCTACATAAGGAAAAACAATCTCCAAGATCCTGGTAACAAAAGGAAGATCATTTGTGATGATGCACTGCGTGTGGTATTTGAGACCGACTGCACTGACATGTTCAAGATGAATAAATTGCTGGCCAAACACATCATCCCACTTGGACCTACAA AGGAGCCTCAAGCCAAAAGGATCAAGGTAGATACTGAACCTACAGTTGAAAGTGCTGAACAGCCTGAACCTGCCTCTTCTACCGTAATAATATCTGAAGCTCTTGCCAAATTTTTGGGCGCTGGGGAAAGGGAGATGCAACAATCTGAGGCCTTAAGACTTGTTTGGGAGTACATAAAGGTTAATCGTCTGGAG GATCCTTTGAACGGAATGGTGATATTATGCGATGAAAAGCTTCAGGAGCTGCTTGGATGTGAAAGCATATCTGCTTTAGGGATATCAGAGATGTTGGGACGCCATCATCTATTTAAACAGTCTGACACCTGTTAG